The proteins below come from a single Arthrobacter crystallopoietes genomic window:
- a CDS encoding MFS transporter, translated as MPRDAAKFRSSLAPALPAHGKEAENLGETLGETLAPELDERQIAPKPATPKRFAAFLAIVAVVLIGLNLRVGVASAAALFHDLQLLLGYGPLVAATLPSIPVICFAVAGAATSWLTRLVGLERAIAVALTLLTAGLALRVVDSVGMLLLGTVVSMSGLAICNVAMPSFIRKHFAHRTSTMTGVYTITMSIGATTAAALSVPVAMQLNSPVAGLASWSLLAVVALLAFLPLAVAGKPRPVAETGAGVSPWPLLLTRKGLLITGLFTVQALLVYTIISWLPSILIARGLDPASAGLMLGALQLISIPAVVLVLWMASRPPLLRPAFMVSTGASFLGYVCLLVMPNQLVLIPVLLIGVGFSVFPIVMVVISRSGSNAAETTAMSTLAQSVGYLVATVGPFGLGLLHAVTGGWTLSLELMVAVAVLQLFLAYWLSAGAGAAGGRSRVRSGGRGRLLGRRGEGSQA; from the coding sequence ATGCCACGTGATGCCGCCAAATTCCGGAGTTCTCTTGCCCCAGCCCTGCCGGCGCACGGCAAGGAGGCCGAGAACCTTGGCGAAACGCTGGGCGAAACGCTTGCTCCGGAGCTGGACGAACGTCAGATAGCGCCGAAGCCGGCCACACCGAAAAGGTTTGCTGCCTTCTTGGCGATTGTCGCCGTCGTACTTATTGGTCTGAACCTGCGCGTGGGGGTAGCCAGCGCCGCCGCCCTGTTCCACGATTTGCAGCTGCTGCTGGGGTACGGACCGCTGGTGGCGGCCACGCTGCCGTCGATTCCCGTCATCTGCTTTGCCGTTGCCGGCGCCGCCACATCCTGGCTGACCAGACTCGTCGGGTTGGAGCGGGCGATCGCTGTTGCGTTGACGCTGCTCACCGCGGGACTGGCGCTGCGCGTGGTCGATTCGGTCGGCATGCTGCTGCTGGGCACGGTGGTCAGCATGTCCGGGCTGGCCATCTGCAACGTGGCGATGCCCTCCTTTATCCGCAAACACTTTGCGCACCGGACTTCGACGATGACCGGCGTCTACACCATCACCATGTCGATCGGTGCGACCACTGCCGCCGCGCTGAGTGTGCCGGTGGCGATGCAGCTGAACTCGCCCGTTGCAGGCCTTGCGTCGTGGTCGCTCCTGGCCGTCGTCGCCCTGCTGGCGTTCCTACCGCTGGCTGTGGCCGGCAAGCCGCGCCCGGTGGCCGAAACTGGCGCGGGCGTCTCGCCGTGGCCGTTGCTGCTCACCAGAAAAGGCCTGCTGATCACCGGGCTCTTCACTGTGCAGGCGCTGCTGGTCTACACAATCATCAGCTGGCTGCCCTCCATCCTCATCGCCCGCGGCCTGGATCCGGCGTCCGCGGGACTGATGCTCGGGGCCCTGCAATTGATCAGCATTCCCGCCGTCGTCCTGGTGCTGTGGATGGCCAGCAGGCCGCCGCTGCTGCGACCGGCGTTCATGGTTTCCACCGGTGCCAGCTTCCTGGGTTATGTGTGTCTGCTGGTCATGCCCAACCAGCTGGTCCTGATTCCGGTGCTGCTGATCGGCGTCGGCTTTTCGGTGTTCCCGATCGTCATGGTGGTGATCAGCCGCAGCGGCAGCAACGCGGCGGAAACTACGGCGATGTCCACTCTTGCCCAGTCGGTGGGCTATCTCGTGGCGACCGTGGGGCCTTTCGGCTTGGGGTTGCTTCACGCGGTTACCGGCGGATGGACGCTGTCGCTGGAGCTGATGGTGGCCGTGGCAGTGCTGCAGCTGTTCCTGGCATACTGGCTTAGCGCCGGTGCTGGCGCTGCTGGTGGACGGAGCCGGGTACGCTCGGGCGGCCGAGGGCGTTTGCTTGGGCGTCGCGGCGAGGGGAGCCAGGCATGA
- a CDS encoding D-2-hydroxyacid dehydrogenase family protein, with amino-acid sequence MKIAVLDDYQQVARSLGDWDSVKSEVVFFDEHLGHDDDSVVAALAGFDVVVAMRERTPLLEARLERLPDLRLIVSTGRRNASIDLAAAQRLGITVSHTGYRPEPAAEHTWALIHAATRHLDVELGAIAAGGWQSTVGQGLAGRTLGLLGLGNLGSRVAKVGLAFGMDVIAWSENLTAERAAEHGVQRVEKEDLFSASDILSVHLVLSRRTRGLVGAEELALMKQDAVLVNTSRGPIVQEDALLDALHSGRLGAAALDVFDVEPLPADHPLRSAPRAVLTPHVGYVTEEQYRIFYQDAVADIAAFAAGAPVRVMEP; translated from the coding sequence ATGAAGATCGCGGTCCTTGACGACTATCAGCAGGTTGCCCGTTCCCTCGGCGACTGGGACTCCGTTAAGTCCGAGGTGGTCTTTTTCGACGAGCATCTCGGCCACGACGACGATTCGGTCGTTGCCGCCCTGGCTGGTTTCGACGTCGTCGTCGCCATGCGCGAGCGGACGCCGCTGCTCGAGGCGCGGCTCGAACGGCTGCCGGACCTGCGCCTGATTGTGTCCACCGGCCGGCGCAACGCCTCGATCGATCTCGCCGCTGCCCAGAGGTTAGGCATCACGGTCAGCCACACGGGCTACCGTCCGGAACCTGCGGCAGAGCACACCTGGGCGCTGATCCATGCGGCCACCCGGCACCTTGACGTCGAACTCGGCGCCATCGCCGCCGGTGGTTGGCAAAGTACAGTCGGGCAAGGGCTCGCCGGTCGGACACTGGGACTGCTCGGCCTAGGCAATCTGGGCTCTCGCGTGGCCAAGGTAGGTCTGGCTTTCGGCATGGACGTCATCGCGTGGAGCGAAAACCTCACGGCAGAACGTGCGGCGGAACACGGTGTGCAGCGCGTGGAGAAGGAAGACCTCTTCAGCGCCTCCGACATCCTGTCGGTGCATCTGGTCCTCTCGCGCCGGACGCGCGGCCTGGTCGGGGCTGAGGAACTGGCGCTGATGAAACAGGATGCAGTGCTGGTCAATACCTCGCGAGGACCCATCGTCCAGGAGGACGCACTGCTCGATGCGCTGCACTCTGGACGCCTCGGCGCTGCAGCGCTGGATGTCTTCGACGTCGAACCCCTCCCCGCCGACCACCCGCTGCGCAGTGCCCCGCGGGCGGTCCTCACCCCGCACGTGGGCTACGTGACGGAGGAGCAGTACCGGATCTTCTATCAGGATGCGGTGGCAGACATTGCTGCTTTCGCCGCCGGTGCGCCCGTGCGTGTCATGGAACCCTGA